ATATTCGATGATGTCTGCGACGATCCGCATCGAGGGTTCGGGTGGATAGATATAGGTATTGCGGACCATGAACTCCTTGAGGATGTCGTTCTGGATGGTCCCGGAAAGCTCTGCCCTCGATACGCCTTGCTCCTCGCCTGCAACGATGAAGGAGGCGAGGATCGGGATCACCGCACCGTTCATGGTCATCGACACGGACATCTCGCTCAGCGGAATGCCGTCGAAGAGGATCTTCATGTCTTCGACGCTGTCGATCGCCACGCCGGCCTTGCCGACATCTCCCTCGACGCGCGGATGGTCGCTGTCGTAGCCGCGATGGGTGGCGAGATCGAAGGCGACGGAGAGACCTTTCTGGCCGGCGGCGAGATTGCGGCGATAGAAGGCATTGGATTCCTCAGCCGTCGAAAACCCCGCATATTGCCGGATCGTCCAAGGCCTGCCGGCATACATGGTGGCGCGCGGGCCGCGGGTGAAAGGCGCAAATCCCGGAAGGGAGTCGAGATGCCCAGCGCCTTCCAGATCTGCGGCCGTGTAGAGCGGCTTGACGTCGATGCCTTCCGGTGTGCGCCAGGTCAACGTCCCGAGCGGAGCGCGCAGTTCCTTCTCCGCTAATGCCGCCCAATCCGCAGTCGTCTTCTTGGCCATGTTTTCCTCCGGCATTTTTGGTTTTGACCGTACGCTATCACTCGAAGCGCATGCGACGCGATAGGGCCTTAGGATAATTTACGCAGGAAGCCGGCGATTTCCATGGCCAGCGTGACGCCTATCGCGCCTGTCTCGACCGCCAGCGCAGGAGGTAGGATTCGAGCGCATAGGCGTGACCGTTGAGAGAGAAGCCGGCTAAGCCGAGAACGAACACACCGATCATGACGAGGGCCATGTCGAAACGCTCGCAGCCCGGCGATGACCAGCGCGCCGGGAGTTCGAACGAGAACTGATCATTGAACGGACCAAAGCCGGTCTGCCGTCAGCCGGCGCAAGAAGACGACATGGCGGTCGTCGCTTCAAGATGACCCCGGCCAAGATGCGTCTCGCGCATGCAGTAATTGGGAAACCGGAAACCAGTGTGCGCGATCTTTGTGAGGAACTCGGGATTACCCGGCAGACGCTCTACGGCTTCGTCGGATCGAACGGTGAATTGAGAGCTGATGGTGAAAAGCTGCTCAGCCTCGCAAGCGCGAAACCTGAAGCATGCGAGGCAGACAGCGTCCCCCTTCTCCGGCCGCTCTCGACGACCCCATCTCGTACCTTGGTTCGGGGAAGTTTTACAGCAAGCCATGACCCTATCCGGACCTTTATACGCCGATTTCCTTCCCCGATAACTGACATTGCGTGCAACCAATGGTCATAACCTAAACTCGCCCTTTATCGACCCATTTTCGCTGCCCGATAAGCGACATTCGCGCGACCGCCTCCCATGACCCTTGCTGACCTTCTTGAGCCGTTGCTCTTGCCAGAAAGCAGACATTGGCCGCGACCAGTGCTCATGATCCGTTCCTGACCTTTCCTACGAGGTAGTCCGGGGTCGGACTGATAGACTCGGTCATGAAGCGTCGGTACACTGCCGGACTGCTTTCTGATGTGAGTAATCGCCGAACATGACCGACGAACACATCCAGCGTCGACTCGCCGCCGTAATGGCTGCCGATGTCGTTGGCTACAGCCGCCTCATGGAAACGGATGAGGCCGGCACGCTGGCCGCGCTCAAGTCCCGACGTAAGCAAGTGCTGCAGCCGTTGGTCGCCAGGCACCATGGCCGGGTCTTTAAGGTGACTGGCGACGGCGTGATGGTGGAGTTCGCCAGCGCCGTCAATGCTTTGCAATGCGCCGTAGACGTGCAGCATGCGATGGCTGCCGCCAATGCCGCTCTGCCTGAGAAGCTCCGTATCGTGCTGCGCATTGGCGTCAATTTAGGTGATGTGATGGTCGAGGGCAGTGACCTTTATGGCGATGGCGTCAACATCGCTGCGCGACTGGAAACCACCGCCGAGCCAGGCGGCATCCTTATCTCCGGAACGATCTACGACCACGTTCGAAATAAGATCGAGGTTGGTTTCGAGGATCTCGGGGCCCAAGCCGTGAAGAACATTGCCCTGCCAGTGCGCATCTACCGCGTTTCCGGCACGCCGCCTGTTGTGATTTCCACATTCAAGACCATCGCCGACAAGCCTTCGATTGCCGTTCTGCCATTCACGAACATGAGCAGCGATCCCGAGCAGGAGTACTTCGCTGACGGTCTGGCGGAAGACCTGATTACTGACTTGTCGAAGGTGCCCGGTCTGTTGGTGATCGCACGCAACTCTACATTCGCCTACAAGGGGAGGTCAGTCGATGTCCGCTCCGTCGCCAGGGATCTGAGAGTGCGTTATGTGCTTGAAGGAAGTGTGCGCAGGGAGAAGGCAAGGGTGCGGATCAATGCCCAGCTAATCGACGCGACGGACAGCAGTCATCTCTGGGCTGATCGCTTCGACCGAGATTTGGCGGACGTCTTCCTGTTGCAGGACGAGGTCGTCCATACGATTGTAAGTGCCCTGTCCGGCGTGTTGCCGGGCGCTGTGACCTTCAGCACACGTAGGACGGCAAGTCTCGAAGCGTATGATCTCTTCGTCCGCGGCCGAGTGCTGGTGATTCAGTCTCCCGAAAGCAACAGGGCCGCGCCGCCGCTCTTGGAAAGGGCAATCGAGCTTGATCCCGGCTTCGCCGATGCTCACGCATGGCTCTCGATGAGCCACCATTTCGCGTGGGCCTATTGGCTGGATGCTCCAGAGCGACATCATTCGCTGGCTCTGGCGGCCGCCCGGCGCGCCGTATCGCTTGACCCGGAAAATGCAGTGGCCCATGCAATCCTCGGCGACGTGCTGATCTACGATGGCAAGCCGGATGAAGGCGCGGCGGAACTGGCCATGGCCCTTCGGATCAACCCCAATCATGCCGATGCCTGGGCGTTCCTGGGGCAACTGAAGGCGTTCGAGGGAGAGGCTATCGAGGGCATCGGACATTTGCGCCACGCCATTCGCCTCAATCCGCACCCGCCGGGGTGGTACTATTGGCTTCTCGGGCTCGCCCAATACGCAGCGGGTCAATACGCCGATGCTGTCGAAACGCTTCGGCATGAGGCAACGCACCGGCTCGGCTCGCAACGCATCCTGGCTGCGAGTCTGGCGCGGCTGGGGCATATGGAAGAGGCCAAGGAAGAAGCAAGGGAATTCCTCGCCTTGAACCCAAGCTTTTCAATCCAGCACTGGGCAAGCACACAACCGTTCCGGCACCAGGCCGATCGACAGCATTTCATCGATGGCTACGAAGACGCCGGCCTGCCACGGTAGGGCCGGACGTGGCCGCAACCCACCCGTGCAAATTTGGATATCTAGCCTTGCTGACCATTCGCACAGCCACATTTGCCGACGCAGACGCGATTTGGAGCATAGTCGAGCCCATCTTGCGGGCAGGCGAAACCTACGCGCTGCCGCGTGACTGGAGCAGATCCGACGCGCTGTCATACTGGTTTTCCCCGGATTACGAGGTGTTCGTCGCAGAGACAGACGAACTGGTGATAGGAACTTATTATCTGCATGCGAATCATCGGGGCGG
This Rhizobium sullae DNA region includes the following protein-coding sequences:
- a CDS encoding adenylate/guanylate cyclase domain-containing protein; its protein translation is MTDEHIQRRLAAVMAADVVGYSRLMETDEAGTLAALKSRRKQVLQPLVARHHGRVFKVTGDGVMVEFASAVNALQCAVDVQHAMAAANAALPEKLRIVLRIGVNLGDVMVEGSDLYGDGVNIAARLETTAEPGGILISGTIYDHVRNKIEVGFEDLGAQAVKNIALPVRIYRVSGTPPVVISTFKTIADKPSIAVLPFTNMSSDPEQEYFADGLAEDLITDLSKVPGLLVIARNSTFAYKGRSVDVRSVARDLRVRYVLEGSVRREKARVRINAQLIDATDSSHLWADRFDRDLADVFLLQDEVVHTIVSALSGVLPGAVTFSTRRTASLEAYDLFVRGRVLVIQSPESNRAAPPLLERAIELDPGFADAHAWLSMSHHFAWAYWLDAPERHHSLALAAARRAVSLDPENAVAHAILGDVLIYDGKPDEGAAELAMALRINPNHADAWAFLGQLKAFEGEAIEGIGHLRHAIRLNPHPPGWYYWLLGLAQYAAGQYADAVETLRHEATHRLGSQRILAASLARLGHMEEAKEEAREFLALNPSFSIQHWASTQPFRHQADRQHFIDGYEDAGLPR